The following coding sequences lie in one Myxococcales bacterium genomic window:
- a CDS encoding GAF domain-containing protein, translated as MMDLRIQTSLLAGILAIAITATVLLRPSRRRIHWQFGLFGLTVAAWYLTTFLAAALSNTTFWARLNHVAAVLLPLAALRFFRTFVEEEPRRLLMLRRIAGGLGLCLIAVALTPFYNHPIVSGILFVYVATLFVAGLWMIYTRSAGLTSRFEQARLRYLVWVGALAATFTIIDYLSYVVLKIPPVGTVLALIFLYVLSQAILHFRLLDMYELAARLTILTALAFTIAGIYAVLLIYAGEMFFVHAVVASLALLLVFDPARAKLEEKFLQFLFRERYDLEQTLLELRLQLVHILELKAVVDALLAGLERSRRFTHACVYLTSEDMHSFNLSGYFGPAPVEHIEMAPARPLLDRYEQTDVLVIEALDLEIEDYRTRRDNRALETVQEVVQTLDAMNASVCFALRNEQEMFGFLCVRDERVRDAFSPEEIQLLGGLAAQLVIATENSRLYQHMKERDRLAALGEMAAGLAHEIRNPLGAIKASAQYLSEPEAESVQNTSREFLDIIVDETDRLNRVLSSFLDFARPSQGMPEPTDVNAAVRRTLQVLNTEYAHDEGILQKLNLADDLPQVRVDIEQLRQVLINLIRNAFQAMAGMGELTIATKLIHRRHVDGEAKPWVEIRVSDTGPGIPRRVLSNLFVPFVTTREQGTGLGLAISHRIITASGGHIEVRTQDGAGTTFLIRLPVAEKTTSIQPPGLGADVPTNTALSR; from the coding sequence ATGATGGACTTGCGCATCCAAACCTCGCTCTTGGCAGGCATATTGGCCATTGCCATCACAGCCACGGTGCTCCTGCGGCCGAGCCGTCGCAGAATTCACTGGCAGTTTGGGCTGTTTGGGCTGACGGTCGCAGCTTGGTACCTTACAACATTTTTGGCGGCGGCACTTAGCAACACCACATTTTGGGCACGGCTGAACCACGTCGCTGCAGTGCTGTTGCCCTTGGCTGCATTGCGATTTTTTCGCACGTTCGTTGAAGAAGAACCCCGTCGCTTACTCATGCTTCGGCGCATCGCTGGGGGGCTCGGCCTATGCCTCATCGCCGTTGCGCTGACGCCTTTTTATAATCATCCCATTGTCTCGGGAATCTTGTTTGTCTATGTCGCCACGCTGTTTGTCGCAGGGTTATGGATGATCTACACGCGAAGCGCGGGCCTTACTTCGAGGTTTGAGCAGGCACGCCTGAGATATCTCGTGTGGGTCGGGGCGCTGGCAGCCACATTCACCATAATCGACTATTTGTCTTACGTGGTGTTGAAGATTCCGCCCGTCGGCACGGTGCTCGCACTGATCTTCTTGTACGTATTGTCCCAAGCAATTTTGCATTTCCGGCTGCTGGATATGTATGAATTGGCTGCCCGGCTGACAATCCTCACCGCGCTCGCGTTTACGATAGCCGGCATATACGCCGTACTATTGATCTATGCAGGCGAGATGTTTTTCGTGCATGCAGTGGTGGCCTCGCTGGCGCTTCTTTTGGTGTTCGACCCTGCCAGAGCCAAACTGGAGGAAAAATTTCTGCAGTTTCTTTTTCGAGAACGTTACGACCTTGAGCAGACATTGCTCGAGCTTCGTTTGCAGCTTGTCCACATTCTAGAGTTAAAAGCCGTGGTGGATGCGCTTCTTGCAGGACTAGAGCGCTCTCGACGCTTTACGCACGCTTGCGTGTACCTCACTTCAGAAGACATGCACAGCTTCAATCTTTCGGGATATTTTGGCCCGGCGCCTGTCGAGCACATTGAAATGGCCCCTGCACGGCCTCTGCTGGACCGGTACGAGCAAACAGATGTCCTGGTCATTGAAGCCTTGGACCTTGAGATCGAAGATTATCGCACTCGCCGCGATAATCGAGCGCTTGAGACAGTGCAAGAGGTGGTGCAAACCCTTGACGCCATGAATGCGTCGGTATGCTTTGCACTGCGTAACGAGCAGGAAATGTTCGGGTTTTTGTGTGTGCGGGATGAGCGGGTTAGGGATGCTTTTAGCCCTGAAGAGATCCAGTTGCTCGGAGGACTGGCGGCGCAATTGGTGATTGCCACAGAGAACTCGCGCCTCTATCAACATATGAAAGAACGGGACCGCTTGGCCGCGCTGGGTGAAATGGCAGCGGGACTCGCGCACGAGATAAGAAATCCGCTCGGCGCGATCAAGGCCAGTGCTCAGTATCTATCGGAACCGGAAGCCGAGAGCGTGCAAAACACAAGCCGAGAATTTTTAGACATCATCGTCGATGAGACCGACCGACTAAACCGGGTACTATCGTCGTTCTTAGACTTTGCACGGCCCTCACAGGGCATGCCTGAACCGACTGATGTCAATGCAGCAGTCCGCCGTACACTCCAGGTGTTAAACACCGAATATGCTCACGACGAAGGCATCTTACAAAAGTTGAATCTCGCGGATGACCTGCCTCAAGTCCGCGTCGATATTGAGCAGCTGCGACAAGTACTGATTAATCTCATTCGCAATGCGTTTCAAGCCATGGCGGGTATGGGGGAGCTGACCATAGCCACCAAACTCATCCATCGTCGTCATGTGGATGGCGAAGCCAAGCCCTGGGTCGAGATTCGCGTCAGCGATACGGGCCCCGGAATTCCGAGACGGGTGCTTTCGAACCTGTTCGTGCCTTTCGTCACCACCCGAGAGCAGGGCACAGGCCTAGGGCTCGCTATATCCCATCGCATTATTACGGCATCAGGGGGCCACATCGAAGTGCGCACCCAAGACGGCGCCGGCACGACATTTCTCATTCGCCTTCCGGTAGCGGAGAAAACCACCAGTATTCAGCCGCCTGGGTTAGGCGCGGACGTCCCCACCAACACAGCCCTTAGCCGGTAG
- a CDS encoding patatin-like phospholipase family protein encodes MAQDELALVVSGGGARAAYQVGFLRRLSREYPDLRIDILTGVSAGAINAAYLAAAPEPFDVKMERLAAVWNRLESRDVFKPGPASLSRQVLRWITQLASGGSTSVHRTRGLVDTSPLSDFLGKHLGAPTGPIPGIIANINNAKLKAVAITTASYATGRSVTWVQGRDIKTWERPHRTSVQTQLQVNHIMASTALPLFFPAVDIDGRWYGDGGIRQAAPFAPAVHLGARRILAISTRYIRTTEEAEEPSSEGYPPPAQVIGVLMNAIFLDLFDQDAQRLKRVNRLISDVPKEKRGTFRHIDLLVVRPSCDLGKLANDFEAKLPPAFRFLTRGLGTREVRANDALSMVMFQPDYLDALIRIGEQDAETRLSELHAFLNGG; translated from the coding sequence ATGGCACAAGACGAACTGGCATTGGTCGTCAGTGGAGGCGGCGCGCGAGCCGCCTATCAAGTTGGGTTCCTACGTCGGCTCTCTCGGGAGTATCCCGATCTACGCATTGATATACTGACGGGTGTCTCCGCAGGGGCCATCAATGCAGCCTATCTTGCAGCCGCGCCCGAGCCATTTGATGTGAAAATGGAGCGCCTCGCAGCCGTGTGGAATCGTCTCGAAAGCCGGGACGTATTTAAGCCAGGCCCCGCAAGCCTCAGCCGTCAAGTGTTGCGGTGGATCACCCAACTTGCCTCAGGCGGAAGCACGAGCGTCCACCGGACTCGGGGTTTGGTGGACACATCACCCTTGTCAGACTTTCTCGGAAAACATTTGGGAGCGCCTACGGGTCCGATCCCGGGCATCATAGCAAACATCAACAATGCCAAACTGAAAGCCGTCGCGATCACCACCGCAAGTTATGCTACCGGTCGCAGCGTCACATGGGTCCAGGGCCGAGACATTAAGACATGGGAACGGCCTCACAGAACGAGCGTCCAAACCCAGTTGCAAGTCAACCACATCATGGCGTCTACGGCCCTGCCGTTGTTCTTTCCTGCAGTGGATATCGATGGAAGGTGGTACGGCGATGGTGGCATTCGGCAGGCGGCACCATTTGCGCCTGCGGTTCACCTAGGCGCCCGCCGCATCTTGGCCATTTCCACACGCTACATTCGCACCACAGAAGAGGCAGAGGAGCCGTCGAGCGAGGGCTATCCACCGCCTGCTCAAGTCATAGGCGTGCTCATGAACGCCATCTTTCTTGATCTGTTTGACCAGGACGCGCAAAGGCTCAAGCGCGTCAATCGCTTGATCAGCGACGTACCCAAGGAAAAACGCGGCACATTTCGGCACATCGATCTGCTGGTGGTGCGACCGTCGTGTGACCTCGGCAAGCTAGCCAATGACTTTGAGGCCAAGCTTCCGCCGGCCTTTCGGTTTCTTACTCGTGGACTTGGCACGCGCGAGGTTCGGGCAAATGATGCCCTAAGCATGGTCATGTTTCAGCCTGATTACTTGGACGCGCTCATTCGAATAGGAGAACAAGACGCCGAGACGCGCCTTAGCGAACTGCACGCATTTTTGAATGGCGGTTAG
- a CDS encoding glycerophosphodiester phosphodiesterase, with protein sequence MRNLEPFRRHTHRPPKLYAHRGAHTKHVENTLPAFERAAELQADGVELDVQLCKSGEIVVFHDANLRRLAARRERISSLSWNELEAVDLGRGARIPKLHDVLDLLCGRGLLTNIELKAHGIPNAALARAVAALLLSRSAYDRAHVICSSFNYLALARLIAARIAPVSYLLSPRYMPKLRVWMAEKWPSLGGIHPHFSLVSPRAVQRCHARGLLVNTWTVDDPSSILAAAMSGVDGIITNDVPNALGALLDQGSGPQGT encoded by the coding sequence ATGCGGAATCTGGAACCATTCAGACGCCATACACATCGGCCACCCAAGTTATATGCGCACCGAGGCGCGCACACAAAGCATGTAGAGAACACCCTTCCTGCGTTTGAGCGTGCTGCAGAGCTACAGGCAGACGGGGTCGAGCTGGACGTCCAGCTGTGCAAAAGCGGAGAGATCGTCGTCTTTCACGACGCCAATCTTAGGCGGTTGGCCGCACGCAGGGAGCGCATCTCCAGCCTGAGTTGGAACGAGCTCGAAGCGGTGGATCTTGGTAGAGGTGCTCGCATACCCAAGCTTCACGATGTTTTGGATTTACTGTGCGGGCGTGGGCTTTTGACTAATATCGAGCTTAAGGCACATGGTATTCCCAATGCTGCACTTGCTCGCGCCGTCGCCGCGCTGCTACTCTCACGCTCGGCTTACGATCGCGCGCACGTGATATGCTCAAGCTTCAATTACCTTGCCCTCGCGCGGTTGATCGCCGCCCGCATCGCACCTGTGAGCTATTTGCTGAGCCCCCGCTACATGCCCAAGCTGCGTGTGTGGATGGCCGAAAAGTGGCCCAGCCTTGGCGGCATCCATCCACATTTTTCTCTTGTTAGCCCGCGTGCTGTTCAGCGCTGCCACGCGCGCGGTCTCTTAGTAAATACATGGACTGTCGATGACCCCTCAAGTATTCTGGCGGCGGCCATGAGCGGTGTCGATGGTATCATTACCAACGACGTCCCGAATGCGCTTGGCGCCTTACTTGACCAAGGTTCGGGGCCCCAGGGAACATAG
- a CDS encoding response regulator gives MNADPPNIFFDRLVQALSVPVVAAMSDGRIVPNKAAQAVLGKRCPKSMLETASLITGIPTQSRALQTVLNAGSEGRQATELLSSGRQGAEFPWQAISLPVQSGWQLWLVPTELRHAAQVEARAALADTTMNVCHETGNALTAIMGWAELGLRVPNLAYDAKQAFLHIQTGVHAAKTMTRAILEVSTKHAHVTTNIDATEVLEQLLALLEPAAKRAQVMLHKDIESGLHIRAGRADFWTAVWNVAKNGIEALPSSGTLRVCAHAASDHVLIAIEDNGPGMSADVQHALFSPYFSTKSGGTGLGLTLVKEAIARMRGNIEVSSALGRGSRFCLKIPRAVQDLEGATSGIRRSHVPMEAQILLVEDDASLGEMMVTALSLHGARVTLAKTAKDALALDEPFDLALLDVLLPDMRGDHLLQKLRSTRMVDKAILMSGDVSPGPELENARSEVWLRKPFELDTLIRLVREQLGMETAGSDHASALRTTG, from the coding sequence ATGAATGCTGACCCCCCTAACATCTTCTTCGACCGGTTGGTTCAGGCCCTGTCAGTGCCTGTGGTAGCCGCAATGTCCGATGGGCGCATTGTACCGAACAAGGCGGCTCAGGCTGTGTTAGGCAAACGATGCCCTAAGAGTATGCTTGAGACCGCAAGCCTGATCACGGGCATTCCGACCCAATCTCGCGCGCTTCAAACCGTGCTGAACGCCGGCAGCGAGGGCCGGCAGGCGACAGAGCTCCTCTCATCCGGCAGGCAAGGCGCGGAGTTCCCCTGGCAGGCCATCAGCCTACCTGTACAAAGCGGTTGGCAGCTTTGGCTTGTGCCCACTGAGCTTCGACACGCTGCCCAGGTAGAGGCCCGGGCCGCTCTTGCCGACACCACCATGAACGTGTGTCACGAAACAGGCAATGCCCTAACTGCGATTATGGGCTGGGCGGAGCTAGGTCTGCGCGTACCCAATCTGGCATACGATGCAAAGCAGGCATTCCTACATATTCAAACCGGCGTACACGCCGCCAAGACCATGACGCGCGCCATCTTGGAAGTATCCACTAAGCATGCGCACGTGACGACGAACATCGACGCGACCGAAGTTCTTGAACAGCTCCTAGCGTTACTTGAGCCCGCCGCCAAACGCGCTCAGGTGATGTTGCACAAAGACATCGAGAGCGGGCTTCACATCCGTGCCGGCCGCGCGGATTTCTGGACCGCGGTCTGGAATGTGGCCAAAAACGGCATCGAAGCCCTTCCCTCTTCCGGAACCTTACGTGTCTGCGCCCACGCTGCTAGCGACCATGTGCTCATCGCGATTGAAGACAATGGGCCTGGCATGAGCGCCGATGTACAACACGCCTTGTTCTCGCCATACTTCAGCACCAAGTCAGGCGGGACCGGTCTCGGTTTGACACTGGTCAAGGAAGCCATCGCGCGTATGCGCGGCAATATCGAAGTCAGTAGCGCCCTCGGCCGAGGCTCCCGTTTCTGTCTGAAAATTCCTCGTGCTGTGCAAGATCTCGAAGGCGCCACCTCCGGCATTCGTCGTTCCCATGTACCCATGGAAGCGCAGATTTTGTTGGTGGAGGATGATGCCTCCCTGGGTGAAATGATGGTTACCGCGCTGTCACTGCACGGCGCAAGAGTCACACTTGCCAAAACCGCTAAAGACGCGCTCGCTCTCGATGAGCCCTTCGATTTGGCATTGCTCGATGTACTCTTGCCGGATATGCGAGGTGATCACCTGCTCCAGAAGCTGAGGAGCACACGCATGGTGGACAAGGCCATCTTGATGAGTGGGGATGTCTCACCCGGCCCTGAGCTTGAAAATGCCCGCTCAGAGGTATGGCTCAGAAAGCCGTTTGAGCTCGACACTCTAATTCGCCTGGTACGTGAGCAGCTCGGGATGGAAACTGCGGGCTCAGACCATGCCAGCGCTCTTCGCACCACCGGGTAA
- the gatC gene encoding Asp-tRNA(Asn)/Glu-tRNA(Gln) amidotransferase subunit GatC, producing the protein MKEARITLAEVQHVAALARLALSPQELQTLRAQLDGILDYIAALDVLDVDGVEPTVTPWLTEVPLREDEPRAMLLRSEVFQQAPAHAEGGFSVPKVMDSDP; encoded by the coding sequence ATGAAAGAGGCCCGCATCACGTTAGCAGAAGTCCAGCACGTCGCAGCGCTCGCCCGTTTGGCCTTGAGTCCCCAAGAGCTCCAAACCCTTAGAGCCCAGCTAGACGGTATTTTAGACTATATCGCGGCGTTGGATGTTCTCGATGTGGATGGAGTCGAGCCGACGGTGACGCCCTGGCTCACGGAAGTCCCGTTGCGTGAAGACGAGCCTCGGGCCATGCTGCTGCGTTCGGAAGTCTTTCAGCAAGCACCCGCACACGCCGAGGGTGGGTTTTCAGTGCCCAAAGTGATGGACAGCGACCCATGA
- the gatA gene encoding Asp-tRNA(Asn)/Glu-tRNA(Gln) amidotransferase subunit GatA → MPLHTESCVTLAGLVQRGELSAVEVTRYFLDRATRANPALGAFLYIDAEGALAQAATLDAQRASGVALGALAGVPVALKDNLCTRGVPTTCASRILEGYVPPYDAHVVEALRSAGAVVIGKTNMDEFAMGSSNENSAYFPARNPWNTAYVPGGSSGGAASATASSLVMGALGSDTGGSVRQPGAFCGVVALKPTYGRVSRYGLIAFASSLDQIGPFARNTRDAARFLGVISGHDARDATSATREVEDYESACGEDLRGLRIGLVQESVAQGCDSQVAKGLLEAIEILKRKGCTITDVSLPHAKYAVAVYYLVATAEASSNLARFDGMRYGLRVNAEDLPSTYENSRGQGFGPEVKRRIMLGTYALSAGYYDAFYLKAQKIRTLIRQDYHHAFEQCDLVLTPTSPAPAFRFNERVDDPLAMYLEDIFTLPPSLAGLAAMNVPCGFTREGMPLGMQLCGPAFSERTILRAAHAYEQEAGWHLQHPKELI, encoded by the coding sequence ATGCCGCTCCATACCGAAAGCTGCGTGACGTTGGCTGGCCTCGTTCAGAGAGGCGAGCTGAGCGCCGTGGAAGTGACGCGTTATTTCTTGGATCGCGCTACCCGAGCAAATCCGGCGCTCGGCGCGTTTCTGTATATCGATGCGGAGGGGGCCCTTGCGCAGGCGGCTACCCTCGATGCACAAAGGGCCTCAGGCGTCGCGTTGGGTGCCTTGGCCGGTGTGCCGGTAGCACTTAAGGACAACCTGTGCACCCGTGGTGTTCCAACGACGTGTGCCTCGCGGATCTTGGAGGGCTATGTGCCGCCCTACGATGCGCACGTCGTCGAAGCGCTTAGGTCTGCGGGCGCCGTGGTGATCGGAAAAACAAATATGGATGAGTTCGCCATGGGCTCTTCGAACGAAAATTCGGCTTACTTTCCTGCACGAAACCCATGGAATACCGCCTACGTGCCCGGCGGGTCGTCGGGAGGCGCTGCCTCGGCAACTGCATCCTCGCTTGTCATGGGAGCCTTGGGAAGCGATACGGGTGGCTCGGTTCGACAACCGGGGGCATTTTGCGGTGTGGTGGCGCTAAAACCTACTTATGGGCGCGTATCTCGATATGGATTGATCGCGTTTGCTTCCTCCCTGGATCAGATAGGGCCATTTGCGCGAAACACGCGTGACGCCGCCAGATTTTTGGGTGTCATCAGTGGGCACGATGCACGAGATGCGACGAGCGCAACGCGGGAGGTTGAAGATTACGAGAGCGCATGCGGCGAAGATCTCCGTGGCTTACGCATTGGCCTTGTCCAAGAGAGCGTTGCTCAAGGTTGCGACTCGCAGGTGGCAAAAGGGCTCTTAGAGGCCATTGAGATCTTAAAGCGCAAGGGGTGTACGATCACCGATGTGTCACTGCCCCACGCTAAGTACGCGGTGGCGGTGTATTACTTGGTTGCAACAGCCGAGGCATCTTCGAACCTGGCACGCTTTGACGGTATGCGATATGGGCTACGTGTAAATGCGGAGGACCTCCCGAGCACCTATGAAAACAGCCGCGGGCAAGGGTTTGGTCCCGAGGTGAAGCGCCGGATCATGTTGGGCACCTATGCGCTTTCGGCAGGCTATTACGATGCTTTTTATCTCAAGGCTCAAAAGATACGCACCCTGATCCGTCAGGATTATCATCATGCGTTTGAGCAATGTGATCTGGTGCTCACGCCCACCTCTCCCGCCCCTGCATTTCGTTTCAACGAACGTGTTGATGACCCCCTCGCCATGTATCTGGAAGACATTTTCACATTGCCCCCCAGTTTGGCTGGCTTGGCAGCGATGAACGTGCCATGCGGGTTCACCCGGGAAGGAATGCCGTTGGGCATGCAGCTATGTGGCCCTGCTTTTAGCGAACGCACCATCCTGCGGGCCGCCCATGCCTATGAGCAAGAGGCGGGATGGCACCTGCAGCATCCGAAAGAGTTGATATAG
- a CDS encoding ketoacyl-ACP synthase III — translation MSSITIIGTGRYLPGDPVSNEALAKVMDTTDDWIQQRTGIRYRHYAEDGVGAAELGAHAARQALQAAGLTKEAIDYIICATMTPEYLYPGSGGLLGAELGIPGVPALDIRQQCAAIPFGLQLAEGLVVSGAARTVLLVGTEVQSGFMPWDDWDLVRHPERQAHVSHEARERATRHRGVSVLFGDGAGALIMQASPVQGHGLLGSVLYSDGRDAKQIYVAGGGFLSRPYLSQQTLNNEDMFPRMHGRDLFKNAATKLPRVVREVCAKCNVSLDEVDWFIAHQANDRINDAVRHALGIAPEKVPSNIARYGNTSAATIPILLDELIRDGSVKPGQLLCFLALGSGLHWGACLMRL, via the coding sequence ATGTCTAGCATCACCATCATCGGCACAGGAAGATACTTGCCGGGCGACCCGGTAAGCAACGAGGCGCTAGCCAAGGTCATGGACACCACCGATGACTGGATCCAGCAGCGGACCGGCATCCGCTACCGGCACTACGCCGAAGACGGTGTAGGCGCCGCCGAACTTGGCGCCCATGCGGCACGACAGGCGCTCCAAGCCGCCGGCCTTACCAAAGAAGCGATTGATTACATCATTTGCGCGACAATGACGCCGGAGTATTTATATCCGGGCTCAGGAGGCTTGCTTGGCGCAGAGTTAGGCATCCCGGGCGTTCCGGCGTTGGACATCCGCCAGCAGTGTGCGGCCATTCCTTTTGGCCTTCAGCTGGCCGAGGGTCTCGTCGTGTCGGGGGCGGCACGCACAGTGCTGCTCGTTGGCACCGAAGTGCAATCCGGTTTCATGCCATGGGACGACTGGGATCTCGTTCGACATCCTGAAAGGCAGGCCCATGTCAGCCACGAAGCTCGGGAGCGGGCCACACGCCACCGCGGCGTTTCAGTCCTTTTTGGCGACGGCGCAGGGGCGCTCATCATGCAAGCCTCACCCGTGCAGGGGCACGGATTGCTTGGCAGCGTGCTTTATTCCGATGGCCGAGACGCCAAGCAAATCTATGTCGCGGGCGGAGGGTTTTTGTCCCGCCCGTACCTCTCTCAACAAACCCTTAATAATGAAGATATGTTCCCGCGCATGCACGGCCGGGATTTGTTTAAGAACGCTGCCACCAAACTTCCTCGCGTCGTTCGCGAGGTGTGTGCGAAGTGCAACGTCAGTTTGGACGAAGTGGACTGGTTTATTGCGCACCAAGCCAACGACCGCATTAATGATGCTGTGCGCCATGCGCTTGGGATCGCGCCAGAAAAAGTGCCGTCTAACATTGCCCGCTATGGCAACACATCCGCAGCCACCATCCCCATTTTGCTGGACGAGCTCATCCGTGATGGCTCTGTCAAACCTGGTCAGCTTTTGTGTTTCTTGGCACTGGGCTCGGGCCTGCATTGGGGCGCGTGTTTGATGCGCCTTTAA
- the lysA gene encoding diaminopimelate decarboxylase, producing MSPKPYLPPFVSYVRGQLCAGDVPLEQIANDIGTPCFVYQTRTIDAAYQEMTRALSFRHHMIAYALKANSTLGVLRHLKALGAGADIVSGGELARALYAGFPNERIVFSGVGKTEAELVSAIQARIHAIHVESEAELYTVSRLAKQLHTTVPIALRVNPDIDAVTHPYISTGLHSTKFGIDTDLARRLLPFILSESGALELRTLACHIGSQLSSPEPLRDAVEVVARLASEFVAAGAPIRAIDAGGGWPIGYGDEAHPYPGFQAFGQAIEEGLLRGGAQNMPLDIQVEPGRSLVGQAGILLTRVILLKQQQQKHFVVVDAAMTELLRPALYQAHHTIVSAKEPLTKEPWTVSDVVGPVCETADFLALDRPLPPLAEGDVLAVTNAGAYAASMASNYNSRLRPAEVLVTDHGIDVIRRRESYDDLWRLET from the coding sequence GTGAGTCCCAAACCGTATCTCCCTCCCTTCGTGAGCTACGTCCGCGGCCAGTTGTGCGCGGGAGATGTGCCACTTGAGCAAATCGCCAACGATATAGGCACCCCCTGCTTCGTGTACCAAACTCGCACCATAGACGCGGCCTACCAGGAGATGACGCGGGCGCTGAGCTTTCGCCACCATATGATTGCGTACGCCCTCAAAGCCAACAGTACGCTGGGGGTTTTGCGGCACTTGAAAGCCTTAGGAGCAGGCGCTGACATTGTCTCGGGCGGCGAGCTGGCACGAGCACTCTATGCCGGTTTTCCCAATGAGCGCATTGTGTTTAGTGGCGTCGGCAAGACCGAGGCCGAACTTGTTTCTGCCATTCAAGCCCGGATTCACGCAATCCATGTCGAAAGCGAAGCAGAGCTCTACACCGTGTCTCGCTTGGCGAAACAACTGCATACCACAGTGCCCATTGCCCTGCGGGTCAATCCCGATATCGATGCCGTCACCCATCCCTACATCTCGACTGGCCTTCACTCCACCAAGTTTGGCATCGACACGGACCTGGCCAGGAGGCTCTTGCCATTCATCCTCTCGGAGTCTGGGGCACTCGAACTCAGAACGTTGGCGTGCCATATCGGATCGCAGCTTTCATCGCCGGAGCCGCTGCGTGATGCCGTCGAAGTCGTGGCGCGGTTGGCTTCAGAGTTCGTGGCGGCTGGAGCACCCATTCGCGCCATAGATGCCGGCGGTGGATGGCCCATCGGGTATGGAGACGAGGCGCACCCCTACCCTGGTTTTCAGGCGTTTGGACAAGCCATTGAAGAGGGTCTTTTGCGCGGGGGCGCGCAGAATATGCCCCTCGACATCCAAGTGGAGCCTGGGCGTTCCCTTGTCGGACAGGCAGGCATTTTGTTGACCCGCGTGATTTTGCTGAAACAGCAACAGCAAAAACATTTCGTCGTCGTCGATGCCGCTATGACAGAACTCTTGCGCCCCGCCTTGTACCAGGCTCACCATACCATCGTTTCAGCCAAAGAACCTCTGACGAAAGAGCCCTGGACGGTGAGCGACGTGGTAGGACCAGTCTGCGAGACGGCAGATTTCCTCGCGCTCGATCGTCCCTTGCCCCCGCTCGCTGAAGGCGACGTCCTCGCCGTCACCAATGCAGGAGCTTACGCGGCAAGTATGGCATCGAACTACAACAGTCGGCTGCGCCCCGCTGAGGTATTGGTGACAGATCACGGCATCGACGTCATTCGACGCCGTGAAAGCTACGATGATCTGTGGCGCCTTGAGACCTAA